In one Solanum lycopersicum chromosome 11, SLM_r2.1 genomic region, the following are encoded:
- the LOC138339563 gene encoding uncharacterized protein yields MDNEIQKLQTNEDNLRSKANISQQHDYKNAELCRSEDAKIPEILGDVGKLHKTHNNVCLNAATASTSTSGKPTKKEETKVKYTNINMNKLFSKSYTPQNTQKDTFVPPQTNTYKASLDSQKQTYNYITRTYIENIYKVQNFLNQNPRAKETKNPTEDYITQYLQGYNKIIAQPRTNPNLVATCYNYGLLSTVYTVTGDEISKIPELYKAFLQYKRVTKGTLFYIKFYSATAEIPYDEVKTTLQAIKIGLTREMIILEKIDIQEEIQKVDIPKFYANKRTIGIATILNEITNNYLNENAIWTYYNRDQTIIYLNCRDIRTADMEDLRQWILSLLKPEQTPTTRAIRKNFISANLMTRYCKLIGQKYPDHLCSKCEEEDNYVPDVQLE; encoded by the coding sequence ATGGATAATGAGATACAGAAGCTACAGACTAATGAAGATAATCTGAGGTCTAAAGCTAAtataagtcagcagcatgactataaaaatgCAGAGCTATGTCGATCGGAAGACGCAAAAATTCCAGAGATACtaggagacgttgggaaactccataaaacccataacaatgttTGTCTAAATGCAGCTACAGCCAGCACATCGACATCAGGAAAACCTACGAAAAAGGAGGAGACTAAGGTAAAATACACAAACATAAACATGAATAAGTTATTCTCAAAATCATATACtcctcaaaatacccaaaaagatACATTTGTACCACCACAGACAAATACCTATAAAGCCAGCTTAGACTCtcaaaaacaaacatataattacatcacaagaacatacatagaaaatatatacaaagtacAAAACTTTCTAAACCAAAACCCCAGagctaaagaaacaaaaaacccCACTGAAGACTATATAACCCAGTAtttacaaggatataataagaTAATTGCGCAACCCAGAACAAATCCAAATCTAGTAGCAACTTGCTACAACTACGGACTACTAAGTACCGTATATACAGTAACAGGAGACGAGATATCCAAGATACCAGAACTATATAAGGCTTTCCTACAGTACAAAAGAGTAACTAAAGGAACTCTATTCTATATAAAATTCTACTCAGCTACAGCAGAAATACCGTATGATGAAGTCAAGACAACATTACAAGCTATAAAGATTGGACTTACTAGGGAAATGATAATCCTTGAAAAGATAGATATCCAAGAGGAGATACAGAAAGTAGATATTCCAAagttttatgcaaataaaagaactaTTGGAATAGCTACCATATTGAATGAGAtaacaaacaattatttaaacgaAAATGCAATTTGGACATATTACAATAGAGACCAGACAATTATCTACTTAAATTGCAGAGATATTAGAACAGCAGATATGGAAGATTTAAGACAATGGATATTGAGCCTACTAAAGCCAGAACAAACACCCACAACAAGAGCTATACGGAAGAATTTCATTTCTGCTAATTTAATGACAAGATATTGTAAACTAATAGGACAAAAATATCCTGATCATCTATGTTCAaaatgtgaagaagaagataattaCGTTCCAGATGTACAGTTAGAGTAA